TTAAGCATCGTAAGAGACTGGTCTTTCATCCCCATTTTGAAAAGTGAAAATGCTGTGATACTTTTCACTTTATCTCTGAATATACGGTCTCCACCATTTTGTATAAAATCTGAATTCTGTTCATTAAGACCAATTATATTTATAAATTCATTTTTTTCATAATAATCATCAATTGTTATGGAAATAGCATCCTTCTGAATATTTGACGCCTCAGTAAGATGCGCCCCCTCAGGGAACGACACCCGATATTCTGACGCTGCAATGACAGCATCTGTCAGGTGCCCCTGCTGGTAAAGTTCCTGAGCATAGGCAAACTTAGCTTCTTCCAGCATCGCAACCCACTTATCAGGGTTTATAAGATCATCATTTTCAAGCAGAAATTTCGTGAGATCATCTATTGTTTCTTTATACTGACCTGCTGCGAACCTGTCTCTTATATCTCCGAAGCGTATATCCTGGAGGATTTCAAGTGCCTCTCTTTTATGTTTAGTATCCGGAAACACCTCCAGCATGCCTTCGATAAGCTGCTGGGCAAGTGCGTAATTAGATTTGCTATACGCATCTTTTGCTTTTGTGAGTGTTATCTGCTGCCGGATATCGTAAACCTCAGGCAGGTGATCTGAAGTAAAATTCTTTCTTATGAAATTTTCAACCCTCTTGTCAGCATCCTCATATTTATTCTGTTTAAAAAATGCTTTGATCAACACAAGCTCTGCTTCTGCACGAATATCCAGATCATCAGAATTCAGAGCAGACTCCAAAGCGGTTTCCCACTCTTCCGGCATCTTCTCTTCTATGTGTCTCCGTGCAAACATGACAGCACAGAGCAAACCGCCCTTCTTCTCTTTGTATACCTGTCTGCATATATCAAGGCGTGCATCAACGGCATCACCCTTATTCTCTTTCTCAAGCATGATAGCAGACCTGTACATAGACATATCCGCAAGCTCGTCAGATGGGTAAAGGGAATAAACTTTTTCAAAAGCCTCTCGAGCAACACCGAACTTATTCCTGCTGCTGAGAACTTCCCCCATGGTATAAAGCTCTTCCGCACCGAGAAGCCCAAGTTCCTCTTTATGGTCGAGTACAGTCAGAAACGTTTTATAGGCAAGATCAAAATCTTTCCTTTTGGCATGCAGCATCCCTATCTTTGCAGTCTGTATGGTAAAGGTTTCAGGGAAATTATATATGACATTCTCATGAGCATCAATTGCCTGAACATACTGTCCTGATTTCGAATATATCTCTGCGATACGCTCATACGACATCTTCCGTATATCCCTGTCACGTAATGATTTAATTATATTATTATAAGAGAATACCGCCTCACTGTAAAGCATGGCGAGTTCCTTTGCCTCTGCTGTTTTAATCAGCACATCCTTTTTCCTGAAAGAATCCGGATACTGCTTAAGGAAATCATCAAAAATCCGTGCGGCAAAGATATAATTGTCGTCAGACTGCTCACCCATTTTGAAATAGATCATCCCCATACGGAAAAGACCTTCCTGCCTGTAATATCCTTCTATACCGGAATTAAGAAAGTTTTCCGCGAGAGAAAGAGCATATGGCAGGTCTTCCTCCGCCATAGCGTCATCCATCATCCCCAGAACCTCTTCTGCGTTTTTATCTGCCAGAATCCTGTCAGTTGACTTAATCAGAGGCTGTTCGATGCCGTAACCAAGCTGTATGTCGTCAGAAGTTTTCTTCCTCGCTGCGGTGATGAGAATATCACCTTTGCTTCTGCTGAGGGTATAGTCAGTATTAGGAAAGAAAGAGAGAGTGACCATTCTGCCATCCACGGAGAGGGATTTTATGAACGGGTCATTGAAGCTTCCGGCCGCATCTGCGGAAAGGGGTGTCGTGAGCTCCACAACCATTCTGCTCTCCCCTTCACTGACAGAAACGATGCTTTCTGCCATGCCGGATATTATAAATTCAGAAAAATGACCATTATTGCGGATATAAACACCCGCAGCAAAAGCCATATGAAACATCAAAAAGGTTAAAAGTATGAAAAATATTCTACCCATTGGCTTATTCTACAATAAGGCGTTAAACCCTGCAACTATCCTTTGTTGATTATTTGTTGAAGACTCG
This window of the Denitrovibrio acetiphilus DSM 12809 genome carries:
- a CDS encoding tetratricopeptide repeat protein, with product MGRIFFILLTFLMFHMAFAAGVYIRNNGHFSEFIISGMAESIVSVSEGESRMVVELTTPLSADAAGSFNDPFIKSLSVDGRMVTLSFFPNTDYTLSRSKGDILITAARKKTSDDIQLGYGIEQPLIKSTDRILADKNAEEVLGMMDDAMAEEDLPYALSLAENFLNSGIEGYYRQEGLFRMGMIYFKMGEQSDDNYIFAARIFDDFLKQYPDSFRKKDVLIKTAEAKELAMLYSEAVFSYNNIIKSLRDRDIRKMSYERIAEIYSKSGQYVQAIDAHENVIYNFPETFTIQTAKIGMLHAKRKDFDLAYKTFLTVLDHKEELGLLGAEELYTMGEVLSSRNKFGVAREAFEKVYSLYPSDELADMSMYRSAIMLEKENKGDAVDARLDICRQVYKEKKGGLLCAVMFARRHIEEKMPEEWETALESALNSDDLDIRAEAELVLIKAFFKQNKYEDADKRVENFIRKNFTSDHLPEVYDIRQQITLTKAKDAYSKSNYALAQQLIEGMLEVFPDTKHKREALEILQDIRFGDIRDRFAAGQYKETIDDLTKFLLENDDLINPDKWVAMLEEAKFAYAQELYQQGHLTDAVIAASEYRVSFPEGAHLTEASNIQKDAISITIDDYYEKNEFINIIGLNEQNSDFIQNGGDRIFRDKVKSITAFSLFKMGMKDQSLTMLNQVEDKQNPYYLMTAIMLDQLKTDVSPDVFTDNMMGFLVQELENTRPDYLIELLKKYTNNKAYAAQKMYSISKDVFDDLKRESILFDLTQKLDRDEGTRFDGYEEVYLDTGISYYKRNNFENAATALEKFKLQYSPRDEKRAEGLYYLGKTYRKMQGKDEQAVNALMELLESVPGSVYASAARSELEEIKWRKNLTK